One region of Wyeomyia smithii strain HCP4-BCI-WySm-NY-G18 chromosome 3, ASM2978416v1, whole genome shotgun sequence genomic DNA includes:
- the LOC129732290 gene encoding probable serine/threonine-protein kinase kinX, translated as MRMFIIPCCLALLAALAAAETSTAKAQTQKRTTTVEQSPAKQHGKRELPNAEWNPAPQYEEEGSTGHDYHSYQPQYHAEALTHSQQVPADDYQPQAQHHEIQFHEYQAQAQHYQPQTHSYHHEPQTHSYHHEEPIKTITIEKKVPVPYTVEKHVPYTVEKKVPYHVQVPIPSPYVVEQKVPYTVKEYVKYNKYIPEPYTVYKKVPYEVKVPVDKPYKVEVPVPKPYYVEKKVPYEVKVPYPVPYTVEKKIPYEVKYEVPVPKPYTVVRKVPYEVKVPVDKPYKVEIAKPYAVEFKKPYPVFVEKKVPYEVKVPVDKPYHVEVPRPYKVEVKVPVPTPYTVEKKFPYTVEKAVPYHVKVEIDRPVPVYKEVKFAVTKEVPVPVKEKVYVPVPVQPEHHQHHEEPQYLHQQTQQHEQHALPEPQQLQQQQHHPQQQQQQQQQLAQSHDQLHFQQEQLQHLQQQHEQHQQHQQQQQQQHHYAQH; from the exons ATGCGAATG TTTATCATACCCTGCTGCCTAGCGTTGCTGGCAGCACTGGCAGCTGCCGAAACTAGCACTGCTAAGGCGCAAACACAGAAACGAACTACCACCGTAGAGCAGTCACCCGCAAAGCAGCATGGAAAACGGGAGCTACCAAACGCCGAATGGAATCCGGCTCCACAGTATGAGGAGGAAGGCTCGACCGGACACGACTATCACAGCTACCAACCGCAGTACCATGCCGAAGCTCTCACTCACAGCCAGCAAGTGCCGGCAGATGACTATCAACCGCAGGCTCAACATCACGAGATACAGTTCCATGAGTATCAGGCTCAGGCTCAGCACTACCAGCCCCAAACTCACAGCTACCATCATGAGCCGCAAACTCACAGCTACCATCATGAGGAACCAATCAAGACGATAACAATCGAAAAGAAAGTTCCGGTGCCATACACGGTAGAAAAACACGTCCCGTATACGGTAGAAAAGAAGGTTCCATACCATGTGCAGGTGCCAATTCCCAGTCCTTATGTTGTTGAGCAAAAAGTTCCATACACCGTCAAAGAGTATGTCAAATACAACAAATATATCCCAGAGCCCTACACGGTATATAAGAAGGTTCCCTATGAAGTGAAG GTCCCAGTTGACAAGCCTTACAAGGTTGAAGTTCCTGTGCCAAAACCGTACTATGTTGAGAAAAAGGTACCATACGAAGTGAAGGTTCCGTACCCAGTTCCGTACACCGTCGAGAAGAAG ATCCCATACGAAGTAAAGTATGAAGTTCCGGTGCCCAAGCCATACACCGTGGTACGAAAGGTCCCCTATGAAGTGAAGGTCCCAGTCGACAAACCATACAAGGTTGAAATTGCGAAGCCCTATGCTGTTGAGTTCAAAAAACCATATCCAGTGTTCGTGGAAAAGAAGGTCCCTTACGAAGTCAAGGTCCCGGTTGATAAACCATACCACGTTGAGGTCCCCAGGCCGTACAAGGTTGAAGTTAAGGTGCCTGTACCAACCCCATACACTGTCGAGAAGAAATTCCCCTACACCG TCGAAAAGGCCGTACCCTACCATGTGAAGGTTGAGATCGATCGTCCAGTGCCAGTGTACAAGGAGGTTAAGTTCGCTGTCACCAAGGAGGTCCCAGTGCCAGTCAAGGAGAAAGTATACGTGCCAGTTCCTGTCCAGCCGGAACATCATCAGCACCACGAAGAACCGCAATATCTGCACCAGCAGACGCAGCAACACGAACAGCATGCCCTACCTGAACCTCAGCAgctgcagcaacaacaacaccatccgcagcagcagcagcagcagcagcaacagcttgCTCAAAGCCACGATCAGCTGCACTTCCAGCAAGAGCAGCTGCAGCATCTGCAGCAACAGCATGAACAGCATCAGcaacatcagcagcagcaacagcagcagcatcatTATGCTCAACACTAG